A window of the Canis lupus baileyi chromosome 1, mCanLup2.hap1, whole genome shotgun sequence genome harbors these coding sequences:
- the WDR87 gene encoding WD repeat-containing protein 87 isoform X2 codes for MPLICHYFSEANFFASLSWVTSSKEIQAVVWMKSKSEDLVEKRTFSMSERLPPIQSMVHTGSFHILVVYCGDLLLRLFGDHFWSFKPLGIVPCHFNINCLCYDPEMKMLLSGILGAVVTWSIERSGKGLQIAYTVPMPGDELVQDIRLNGPNGSLLALCETVVRVLERQGQGQLGEVQRFTSTTSGSSITCCFTCFDQDFLYAGNKTGEIQVWGLMRGNYLHSFKAHVSTVICIRSRPEAHTLLTAGKEGLIKEWSLTSGNMLRRLELDEELYRLQFIDNTTFFCQTTHTFSLRRLPCFYSLFNVLSSAAQQLRRVRCGDNWFRILCTTADGLLHFVSPLTGDLLVLTWPFSILDQAVDWAYDPEKEELFVATGNAEVLVFDTTRCPCPAKYLLCTSPDSQDWVQCLAYGDFHLGRGLQGLMFSGHQSGMVRVLSQHHCARIEKFMHFGPILALTTLSGGLLGSRENALLCSYGMDNYVHLSEAVLEGRKVHLKPLASILSSCHLRHLILLPKSVGAITETNCLRLWKFHDFLSSESQEGSSFIETLPLHQCTITSFDVCLSLSLFVTGGIDGSVRVWNFHGRLVAMLDSSLHFGPLCFANDRGDLLVTFNQSLYLVSCLKLLHPSLLARLSFMSMTDDVLEAPKPFTPSFFFSFETMFVPKYIYLGKGQQELVGLEKLVNKRAIAFDHTVPHVIEEDEQGSTVLLSAFRYDSLYEEETSQTDVSKPPHYVVPPQLQLTSWDGLNPYQTLQCYFGHGRKWLLAPDCYIPNSVIRARLWPEGSPIYLQCNLHSPMQEMEWDKTQQFFFWHRKVRALSDFKPYTQEKEDESFLEMRMSKDITYSVLTDSANRSWLGRKMSEIAINSLVETILCIMIHASPLKYQCCIGALGQIFASYEVSSSLRSETAHRLLDDTTNSNPLIRELAWEGLKRLGMITHLFAMPLAQGLMDKDERVRSKALSLMTDTGVHSKSSLLHLIQNRETFRKMQQEMIGEESLDHLLGMRATDLQILHNQVEQRLNENLTLSEGHKKPAFSLEVSKTSSHLSLSKKSDRIPQESEVAIKPGKGQRRGRAGGKKQTRKLWRTLKKIKEAGKEPGPLEGETDQSEAAPVLVEDTAAHSRVSSTISLVKISKDGEQPPEKDTSKDHFALTLKLLRKIHDRKGKKRTVQKPIMRGKKKTKEAKFTINESLAAVKEERVVKQLKAKGRGASGAPGRKATTEDGASWRDNLCRLMTLRISGSQTEMSEALNMELVTMAQEVLADKRPSWELFQEICPLLEKKSDILLEDLDWDVAWPEEKPIFIHEGAIREDIMTEREDEIPEVQEQVQEETRDMPYLQETQVILKKGKKKKAIFLKSDGLTKGQQIPKKEEKKFKKPFKQERKEVQQEIKGDKKERKVSKEERDVSQAVKEVAKPKEEVAKQEERPVTDERKLSWQEWKKSWDEWKQGHGETKMSWDEWKKAWDRRSLGEEEKPQMDEKKPLSEEEKLDEDKKQIWDEWAEIWEKVKAKPREDEEKLALEGEELSQEQGEQKEPMSKEQRQIQKEYKQAWVERKRAQAERKRAQEERKLAQEEEKLAQEERKLAQEERKLAKEYGKLAQRDRTMVQAEKKFVYKEEKLAQREEKLSQEAEKLAQRKKKLAKKFEELAQEEEKIAKKGEKLAEIKNILVKKIEKLTQKEQDLALQEKEIAQELEELTWEEEELARKEEELNQELKELAEEEEGLAQEEKTLAWQEQKLIKEEKTLALEEELLIQEEKKLAEDKEKLPAEEERLAQKRKKLMENKLKLAQEKEKLAQSKEKLTKNKNIVAWREKSLAQEKENLLQEKVKLAQKKENFLWVKENLTQNRNKLVQAKEKLDMYKNKLAQVEKRLIEEKEKVLQKKQKLAEAEKKLTQLEESLAEKQHNLAQDKMEVAKEKRTVFQELKLLRGDWDRTKEEKALGTEIKRLAQEKIRLAEGKQILSTGETDETLKQRRLTKNELELIKKKLSLEEKILRYEDRILATEQRDIAKEKLELTRGGRVYAQEERKLAKAMRKLAKEKEVAAKPQSKVSSKILKALQDLTKEEMKLTQEEIELTKMKRNFFAKERKLSKEQNKLDAKEWDFSEEQPEISKDEKKLAKKQRKLAKEMKRMIKKEKKITEKESRLARQQREVIQEEEEEELTEDEEVIPLLGQKKGRKLKTMDIPQKEVPGHEESRESLSEEMESLVGEVEQESLSEEEEEEEEEEEEEEEEEEENKGEVVEEQGEVVEEEEEEGKKREAEKEKEKKEKKKKKKKKKVQKGEKEEGEEKEEGEEKKEGEKEEGEEEEEVFEEEEEESISEEESESLSEEELESPSEKEEEKRSWEKEIIRKEKLFKSPVEKQKDQKGRKIIPSIGKRIPDIKDTALQLKVLKIPSKKVISVALGKQEKIVVPVSMKQVSWEDKARALETSRILPESRFRDKQGELLEKYKPRPLQLLDTVLESPEPGLKTPYLFQILRKTIEAHKLQGKPLEPKWKWILQHHPYLKGMTEVQLPVPQIWDKGAQVRLSDIEWIHHVLEQMEAGEQLSRDSFHRLCQLLKDLTSKGNLGWIHLAQLKAIVNRHKQVLESRSTRISKPSKEPMDPKYLKVIPPIKRKEKEGWLKPLAVPTPTSPLDTQQILTPKGVNWHLLGEPYRSARAEQVSAALKEMEMQHFYPATRDIFTGAHASVEKQTLALMFQKDFWVFKDKGRFPKLPKLEKKVQPVSKKKEEVPLWETFVALYYVLRMLQQRYAKDHAAWMEQFYQLMDLYQLKSPRIQMLLQELLLREEPQSQEITSMEALNATELAPGERLFYHLFCSGSQKPKGPLEFQEVVSLPGQNNVRTMLPRGIAQYGILELAWKSLPQADIHLTKELPHIVAPTP; via the exons ATGCCGCTTATATGCCATTACTTCAGTGAGGCCAActtctttgcctccctctcttggGTGACAAGCTCCAAAGAAATACAG GCCGTAGTATGGATGAAGAGCAAATCTGAGGACCTGGTCGAGAAGAGAACATTCTCCATGAGTGAACGACTGCCGCCCATCCAATCCATGGTCCACACAGGTTCCTTTCATATCCTCGTGGTCTACTGTGGTGACCTGCTCCTGCGGCTCTTTGGGGACCACTTTTGGTCATTCAAACCCCTGGGTATAGTGCCCTGTCACTTCAACATCAACTGCCTTTGCTATGACCCAGAAATGAAAATGCTTCTGTCGGGCATCCTGGGGGCAGTAGTCACCTGGAGCATCGAGAGGAGTGGCAAGGGCCTCCAGATAGCCTACACGGTTCCCATGCCTGGTGACGAGCTTGTCCAGGACATCAGGCTGAATGGCCCCAATGGCTCTCTGCTAGCGCTGTGTGAGACGGTGGTCAGGGTCCTTGAGCGCCAAGGCCAAGGCCAGCTTGGAGAGGTTCAGAGGTTCACTTCCACCACCAGTGGCTCCTCTATCACCTGCTGCTTCACCTGTTTTGACCAGGACTTCCTCTATGCCGGAAATAAGACTGGGGAAATCCAAGTATGGGGCCTCATGCGGGGAAACTACCTCCACAGTTTCAAGGCGCACGTGTCAACAGTGATCTGTATCCGCAGCCGGCCAGAGGCCCACACCCTGCTAACAGCTGGCAAGGAAGGCTTAATCAAGGAGTGGAGCCTGACCTCGGGGAACATGCTGCGGCGGCTAGAACTTGATGAGGAACTGTACAGGCTCCAGTTTATTGACAACACGACGTTCTTCTGCCAGACTACCCATACTTTCTCCTTGCGCCGTCTGCCTTGCTTCTATAGCCTCTTCAACGTCCTCAGCTCTGCTGCCCAGCAGCTGCGTCGGGTCCGCTGTGGTGATAACTGGTTCCGGATCCTGTGCACTACCGCAGATGGCTTATTGCACTTTGTGTCCCCACTAACCGGGGATCTTCTGGTTCTTACCTGGCCCTTCTCGATCCTGGACCAGGCTGTGGATTGGGCTTACGACCCAGAAAAAGAGGAGCTCTTTGTAGCGACAGGCAATGCAGAGGTGCTGGTGTTTGACACGACCCGCTGCCCTTGCCCAGCCAAGTATCTCTTGTGCACTTCACCGGATTCTCAAGACTGGGTGCAATGCCTGGCTTATGGGGATTTTCACCTGGGTCGGGGTCTACAGGGACTTATGTTCTCTGGACACCAGAGTGGTATGGTAAGAGTGCTTTCCCAGCACCACTGTGCCCGAATAGAGAAATTCATGCACTTCGGACCTATCCTGGCACTCACTACACTATCTGGAGGGCTTCTTGGTAGCCGAGAAAATGCTTTGCTCTGTTCCTATGGAATGGATAATTACGTGCACCTATCAGAGGCTGTGCTTGAGGGGAGGAAAGTCCATTTGAAACCGCTTGCCAGCATTCTCAGCAGCTGTCACCTAAGACACCTGATACTCTTGCCCAAGTCTGTAGGTGCCATTACGGAGACTAACTGCCTGCGTCTCTGGAAGTTCCATGATTTTCTGTCCTCTGAGTCACAGGAAGGCTCATCGTTTATAGAGACATTGCCTCTGCACCAGTGCACCATCACATCCTTTGATGTCTGCCTGTCCTTGAGTCTTTTTGTCACGGGTGGTATTGATGGGTCTGTCCGGGTCTGGAACTTCCATGGTAGACTTGTAGCTATGCTGGACTCATCACTGCACTTTGGCCCACTCTGCTTTGCAAATGACCGGGGTGACTTGCTTGTGACTTTTAACCAGAGTCTTTATCTGGTGTCCTGTCTAAAACTGCTTCACCCAAGCCTGCTGGCTCGCCTTTCCTTTATGAGCATGACAGATGACGTGCTAGAGGCCCCTAAGCCTTTCACACCGagcttcttcttctcctttgagACCATGTTTGTGCCCAAGTATATCTACCTTGGAAAAGGGCAACAGGAATTAGTGGGTCTGGAGAAACTTGTCAATAAGCGGGCCATTGCCTTTGACCATACAGTGCCACACGTCATAGAAGAAGATGAGCAGGGGAGCACTGTGTTACTGTCTGCCTTCAGATATGACTCCTTGTATGAAGAGGAAACCAGTCAGACAGATGTGAGCAAACCTCCTCATTACGTGGTTCCTCCCCAACTACAGCTGACTTCTTGGGATGGACTCAACCCTTACCAAACATTGCAATGCTACTTTGGTCATGGGAGGAAATGGCTCTTAGCCCCTGATTGCTACATCCCCAACTCAGTAATTCGTGCCCGTCTTTGGCCAGAGGGTAGTCCAATATACCTACAGTGCAACCTGCATTCACCCATGCAGGAGATGGAATGGGACAAGACCCAACAATTCTTCTTCTGGCACAGAAAGGTAAGAGCTCTCAGTGATTTCAAACCATATACACAGGAAAAGGAAGACGAAAGCTTCCTAGAAATGAGAATGTCCAAGGATATAACCTACAGTGTCCTTACAGACTCAGCAAATCGCAGTTGGCTAGGGAGAAAGATGAGTGAAATAGCTATTAATAGTCTGGTGGAGACAATCCTCTGCATCATGATTCACGCTTCTCCACTGAAGTACCAGTGCTGTATTGGTGCATTGGGGCAAATCTTTGCTTCTTACGAAGTGTCTTCATCCTTGCGCTCTGAAACAGCCCATCGTCTACTGGATGATACCACCAATTCCAACCCACTGATCCGAGAGCTAGCCTGGGAAGGGCTAAAGCGTCTAGGAATGATTACTCATCTCTTTGCCATGCCACTGGCCCAAGGACTGATGGATAAGGATGAAAGAGTGAGGAGTAAGGCCCTGAGCCTCATGACTGACACTGGAGTCCACTCTAAGTCCTCACTCCTACACCTGATCCAGAACCGAGAGACCTTCCGGAAGATGCA GCAGGAAATGATTGGAGAGGAATCCCTAGATCATCTGCTGGGGATGCGGGCCACAGATCTCCAAATCCTTCATAATCAAGTGGAACAGCGATTGAATGAAAACCTGACCTTGTCAGAGGGACACAAAAAGCCTGCTTTTTCTTTAGAGGTCTCAAAGACTTCTTCACATTTATCCCTTTCCAAGAAATCTGACAGAATTCCCCAAGAATCTGAAGTTGCCATCAAGCCTGGCAAAGGCCAAAGACGGGGCCGAGCAGGGGGCAAAAAGCAGA CCCGAAAATTGTGGCGGACCCTCAAGAAGATAAAAGAGGCTGGCAAAGAGCCGGGTCCCTTAGAGGGTGAAACTGACCAGAGTGAAGCTGCACCAGTTTTGGTGGAAGATACAGCCGCCCATTCTAGAGTGTCTTCAACCATCAGTTTAGTAAAGATTTCAAAAGATGGTGAACAACCTCCAGAGAAAGACACCTCAAAGGACCATTTTGCATTGACCCTGAAGCTGCTGAGGAAAATACATgacagaaaaggcaagaaaagaacaGTTCAGAAACCCATAATGAGGGGCaagaagaagacaaaagaagCTAAGTTTACAATCAATGAATCTCTGGCTGCTGTAAAGGAAGAGCGAGTCGTGAAGCAGCTGAAAGCCAAAGGGCGGGGTGCCTCTGGAGCGCCTGGCCGCAAGGCCACCACTGAAGATGGCGCATCATGGCGAGATAATCTATGTCGTCTTATGACCCTGAGAATATCTGGTTCCCAAACAGAAATGTCAGAGGCTCTAAACATGGAACTAGTGACCATGGCTCAGGAGGTACTGGCAGATAAGCGGCCCAGTTGGGAACTTTTTCAGGAGATCTGCCCTTTGTTGGAGAAAAAAAGTGACATTCTGCTTGAGGACCTAGACTGGGATGTAGCCTGGCCAGAGGAGAAACCAATTTTTATTCATGAAGGGGCAATTAGAGAAGACATAATGACCGAAAGGGAGGATGAGATACCAGAGGTGCAAGAGCAGGTGCAAGAGGAAACAAGGGACATGCCGTACTTGCAGGAAACCCAGGTGATTctcaaaaaaggcaagaaaaagaaagctatctttttaaaatccgATGGCCTAACTAAGGGACAACAAataccaaagaaagaagagaagaaatttaagaaaccCTTTaagcaagagaggaaagaagTTCAGCAGGAAATAAAAGGGgataaaaaagagaggaaagtgaGCAAAGAAGAGAGGGATGTGAGTCAGGCAGTAAAGGAAGTGGCCAAACCAAAGGAGGAAGTAGCTAAGCAGGAAGAAAGGCCAGTTACAGATGAGAGGAAGCTGTCCTGGCAGGAGTGGAAGAAGTCCTGGGATGAGTGGAAACAGGGCCATGGTGAGACAAAGATGTCGTGGGATGAATGGAAGAAAGCTTGGGACAGGAGGAGTCTTGGGGAAGAGGAGAAACCACAAATGGATGAAAAGAAACCACTCTCAGAGGAGGAAAAGCTCGATGAGGACAAGAAGCAGATATGGGATGAGTGGGCAGAGATCTGGGAAAAGGTAAAAGCCAAGCccagagaggatgaggagaaattgGCCCTAGAAGGAGAAGAATTGTCTCAGGAACAGGGAGAACAAAAAGAGCCAATGTCAAAAGAGCAGAGACAGATCCAAAAAGAGTATAAACAGGCCTGGGTCGAGAGGAAACGAGCCCAGGCCGAAAGGAAACGAGCCCAAGAAGAAAGGAAGCTGGCACAAGAAGAAGAGAAGCTAgcccaggaagagagaaaactggcccaggaagaaagaaaactggccAAGGAATATGGGAAGCTGGCTCAGAGGGACAGGACAATGGTCCAGGCAGAGAAGAAGTTTGTctacaaagaggaaaaactggcccaaagagaagaaaagctaaGCCAGGAAGCAGAAAAACTGgcccagagaaagaagaaactggCTAAGAAATTTGAGGAACTGGctcaagaagaagagaaaatagcaaagaaaggagagaagctggctgagataaaaaatatattggtcAAGAAGATCGAAAAACTGACCCAAAAGGAGCAAGACCTGGCactgcaagaaaaggaaatagccCAGGAATTGGAGGAGCTGACATGGGAAGAGGAGGAACTGGCTCGGAAAGAAGAGGAACTGAATCAGGAATTGAAGGAGCTCGCTGAGGAAGAGGAGGGTCTGGCTCAGGAAGAGAAGACACTGGCCTGGCAAGAGCAGAAACtgattaaggaagagaaaacactggCCCTGGAAGAAGAACTGCTGATCCAGGAAGAGAAGAAACTGGCTGAGGACAAGGAGAAACTTCCTGCGGAAGAGGAAAGGCTGgcccagaaaaggaagaaactgatgGAGAACAAGTTAAAACTGgcccaggaaaaagaaaaactggccCAGAGCAAGGAGAAACTCACAAAGAACAAGAATATAGTAGCCTGGAGGGAGAAGTCTTTGGCTCAGGAGAAGGAGAATCTGCTTCAGGAGAAAGTGAAATTGGCTCAGAAGAAAGAGAACTTCCTCTGGGTCAAAGAAAACCTCACccagaacagaaataaattagtTCAAGCAAAGGAGAAACTGGACATGTATAAGAATAAACTTGCTCAGGTAGAGAAGAGGCtgatagaagaaaaggaaaaagttttgCAGAAGAAGCAGAAGCTGGCTGAAGCAGAGAAAAAGCTGACCCAATTAGAGGAGAGTCTGGCCGAGAAGCAGCACAATCTAGCCCAGGACAAGATGGAAGTAGCTAAGGAGAAGAGGACAGTATTTCAAGAACTAAAACTGCTCAGAGGAGACTGGGACAGAACCAAGGAAGAAAAGGCACTGGGCACAGAAATTAAGAGACTGGCCCAGGAGAAGATAAGGCTGGCTGAGGGAAAGCAAATTCTCTCCACCGGAGAGACTGATGAAACCTTAAAACAGAGAAGACTGACTAAGAATGAACTAGAACTAATCAAGAAAAAATTGTCACTAGAGGAGAAGATACTGAGGTATGAGGATAGGATATTGGCCACAGAGCAAAGGGACATTGCCAAGGAAAAACTGGAACTTACCAGAGGAGGGAGAGTATACGCCCAGGAAGAGAGGAAGCTAGCAAAAGCAATGAGGAAGTTGGCTAAAGAAAAGGAGGTTGCTGCCAAGCCACAGTCAAAAGTGAGCAGCAAAATCTTAAAGGCACTTCAAGACCTtaccaaagaagaaatgaaactgacTCAGGAGGAAATAGAGTTGACAAAGATGAAGAGGAACTTCTTTGCTAAGGAAAGGAAATTGAGCAAGGAACAAAACAAACTTGATGCCAAAGAGTGGGATTTTTCTGAGGAACAACCAGAAATAAGCAAAGACGAGAAGAAACTGGCTAAGAAACAGAGAAAACTGgccaaggaaatgaaaagaatgataaagaaagagaagaaaataacgGAGAAAGAAAGCAGGTTGGCCAGGCAACAGAGAGAGGTCatacaggaagaggaggaggaggaactaaCAGAGGATGAGGaggtaattccactgctgggacagaaaaaaggaagaaagctaaAGACCATGGATATACCACAGAAAGAAGTTCCTGGTCATGAGGAAAGCAGAGAGAGCCTTTCTGAAGAAATGGAAAGCTTAGTAGGTGAAGTAGAACAAGAGAGTTTgtctgaggaagaggaagaggaagaagaggaggaggaggaggaggaagaggaagaggaagaaaacaaaggggaGGTGGTAGAGGAGCAAGGGGAGGTggtagaggaggaggaagaggagggaaagaagagggaggcagagaaggagaaagagaagaaggagaagaaaaagaagaagaaaaagaagaaggtgcagaagggggagaaggaagaaggggaggaaaaggaggaaggggaagagaagaaggaaggggagaaggaagaaggggaggaggaagaggaagtgtttgaagaggaggaggaggaaagcatCAGTGAGGAAGAGTCAGAAAGTCTGAGTGAGGAAGAGTTGGAAAGTCCGagtgagaaagaagaggagaaaagatcaTGGGAAAAAGAgatcataagaaaagaaaagttatttaagTCACcagtagaaaaacaaaaggaccaaaaaggaagaaaaataatcccCTCTATTGGAAAAAGAATCCCTGATATCAAAGACACTGCTCTACAGCTGAAAGTTCTGAAAATCCCTTCCAAGAAAGTGATCTCCGTAGCTCTGGGCAAGCAAGAGAAGATAGTAGTGCCAGTGTCTATGAAACAAGTATCCTGGGAAGACAAGGCCAGAGCACTTGAGACATCCAGGATACTTCCAGAGTCAAGGTTTAGGGATAAACAAGGAGAACTGCTGGAGAAATATAAGCCCAGACCTCTACAACTTTTGGATACAGTTTTGGAGTCCCCAGAGCCAGGCTTAAAGACtccatatttatttcaaatattgagGAAGACCATAGAAGCTCACAAACTCCAAGGCAAACCACTAGAGCCTAAGTGGAAGTGGATTTTGCAGCATCATCCATATCTGAAAGGAATGACTGAGGTACAATTACCTGTGCCCCAAATTTGGGACAAGGGTGCTCAGGTAAGACTCTCAGATATCGAGTGGATCCACCATGTCCTAGAACAGATGGAGGCAGGAGAACAGCTTTCTAGGGATAGTTTCCACAGATTGTGCCAGCTTCTCAAAGACCTCACCTCAAAGGGAAACTTAGGTTGGATACATCTGGCTCAACTTAAAGCTATTGTAAACCGTCACAAGCAGGTCCTGGAGTCACGAAGTACACGGATCTCAAAACCCAGTAAGGAGCCCATGGATCCAAAGTACCTGAAAGTGATCCCAcctataaaaagaaaggaaaaggaaggctgGTTAAAACCTTTGGCTGTCCCCACACCAACGTCCCCATTAGATACCCAACAGATTCTGACCCCAAAGGGTGTAAATTGGCATCTTCTAGGAGAGCCTTACCGGAGTGCACGGGCAGAGCAGGTATCTGCTGCTCTCAAGGAGATGGAGATGCAACACTTCTATCCTGCCACAAGAGACATTTTCACAGGTGCCCATGCCTCTGTGGAAAAACAAACCCTAGCACTGATGTTTCAAAAGGACTTCTGGGTTTTTAAGGACAAAGGCAGGTTTCCCAAATTGCCCAAGCTGGAGAAGAAGGTACAGCCCGTctctaagaaaaaggaagaggtgcCTCTCTGGGAGACATTTGTGGCTCTGTACTATGTCTTGCGGATGTTGCAGCAACGATATGCAAAAGACCATGCTGCTTGGATGGAACAGTTCTACCAACTCATGGACCTGTACCAACTTAAGTCACCTCGAATCCAGATGCTGCTACAGGAGCTATTACTGAGAGAGGAACCCCAGTCCCAAGAGATCACCTCCATGGAGGCCCTAAATGCCACAGAGCTAGCTCCTGGGGAGCGGTTGTTCTATCATCTGTTTTGTAGTGGCTCTCAAAAACCTAAAGGTCCTCTGGAGTTCCAGGAAGTGGTGTCCCTCCCAGGTCAGAATAACGTCCGTACCATGCTTCCCAGGGGCATTGCTCAGTATGGGATCTTAGAACTCGCTTGGAAGAGCCTGCCCCAAGCTGATATTCACCTTACCAAGGAATTGCCCCATATTGTTGCCCCCACCCCCTAA